Proteins from one Podarcis raffonei isolate rPodRaf1 chromosome 1, rPodRaf1.pri, whole genome shotgun sequence genomic window:
- the GCG gene encoding pro-glucagon isoform X2 → MKNMYFVAGLLLMIVQSSWQSALQDREEKSRSFKASQAELLDDSRQLNEVKRHSQGTFTSDYSKYLDTIRAQDFVQWLMNTKRSGNGLARRHAEYERHADGTFTSDISSYLESQAAKEFIAWLANGGGRRDFSEGAGAAEHVGRRHADGTFTSDYHKFLDEEAGKEFVKWLLSNKPTQR, encoded by the exons ATGAAAAACATGTACTTTGTGGCTGGGTTGCTTTTAATGATTGTACAGAGCAGCTGGCAAAGTGCCCTTCAAGACAGAGAAGAGAAATCCAG ATCCTTCAAGGCTTCCCAGGCTGAACTATTAGATGACTCTAGACAGCTGAATGAAGTGAAACGTCATTCACAAGGTACATTCACCAGCGATTACAGCAAGTACTTGGACACGATACGAGCTCAAGATTTTGTACAGTGGTTAATGAACACTAAAAGAAGCGG CAACGGACTCGCCAGGCGTCATGCTGAATACGAGAGACATGCTGATGGCACCTTCACCAGTGACATCAGCTCTTACTTGGAGAGCCAAGCTGCCAAGGAGTTCATTGCTTGGCTAGcaaatggaggaggaagaagaga TTTCTCAGAAGGAGCTGGAGCGGCTGAACACGTTGGCAGAAGACATGCGGATGGCACTTTCACCAGCGATTACCACAAATTCCTGGATGAGGAGGCTGGCAAAGAGTTCGTGAAGTGGCTGCTGAGCAACAAACCAACTCAGAG
- the GCG gene encoding pro-glucagon isoform X1 yields the protein MKNMYFVAGLLLMIVQSSWQSALQDREEKSRSFKASQAELLDDSRQLNEVKRHSQGTFTSDYSKYLDTIRAQDFVQWLMNTKRSGQGREESEKENLLDNLSSNGLARRHAEYERHADGTFTSDISSYLESQAAKEFIAWLANGGGRRDFSEGAGAAEHVGRRHADGTFTSDYHKFLDEEAGKEFVKWLLSNKPTQR from the exons ATGAAAAACATGTACTTTGTGGCTGGGTTGCTTTTAATGATTGTACAGAGCAGCTGGCAAAGTGCCCTTCAAGACAGAGAAGAGAAATCCAG ATCCTTCAAGGCTTCCCAGGCTGAACTATTAGATGACTCTAGACAGCTGAATGAAGTGAAACGTCATTCACAAGGTACATTCACCAGCGATTACAGCAAGTACTTGGACACGATACGAGCTCAAGATTTTGTACAGTGGTTAATGAACACTAAAAGAAGCGG ACAAGGACGTGAAGAGAGTGAGAAAGAAAACCTCCTGGACAATCTCTCAAG CAACGGACTCGCCAGGCGTCATGCTGAATACGAGAGACATGCTGATGGCACCTTCACCAGTGACATCAGCTCTTACTTGGAGAGCCAAGCTGCCAAGGAGTTCATTGCTTGGCTAGcaaatggaggaggaagaagaga TTTCTCAGAAGGAGCTGGAGCGGCTGAACACGTTGGCAGAAGACATGCGGATGGCACTTTCACCAGCGATTACCACAAATTCCTGGATGAGGAGGCTGGCAAAGAGTTCGTGAAGTGGCTGCTGAGCAACAAACCAACTCAGAG
- the GCG gene encoding pro-glucagon isoform X4: MKNMYFVAGLLLMIVQSSWQSALQDREEKSRQGREESEKENLLDNLSSNGLARRHAEYERHADGTFTSDISSYLESQAAKEFIAWLANGGGRRDFSEGAGAAEHVGRRHADGTFTSDYHKFLDEEAGKEFVKWLLSNKPTQR, translated from the exons ATGAAAAACATGTACTTTGTGGCTGGGTTGCTTTTAATGATTGTACAGAGCAGCTGGCAAAGTGCCCTTCAAGACAGAGAAGAGAAATCCAG ACAAGGACGTGAAGAGAGTGAGAAAGAAAACCTCCTGGACAATCTCTCAAG CAACGGACTCGCCAGGCGTCATGCTGAATACGAGAGACATGCTGATGGCACCTTCACCAGTGACATCAGCTCTTACTTGGAGAGCCAAGCTGCCAAGGAGTTCATTGCTTGGCTAGcaaatggaggaggaagaagaga TTTCTCAGAAGGAGCTGGAGCGGCTGAACACGTTGGCAGAAGACATGCGGATGGCACTTTCACCAGCGATTACCACAAATTCCTGGATGAGGAGGCTGGCAAAGAGTTCGTGAAGTGGCTGCTGAGCAACAAACCAACTCAGAG
- the GCG gene encoding pro-glucagon isoform X3: protein MKNMYFVAGLLLMIVQSSWQSALQDREEKSRSFKASQAELLDDSRQLNEVKRHSQGTFTSDYSKYLDTIRAQDFVQWLMNTKRSGQGREESEKENLLDNLSSFSEGAGAAEHVGRRHADGTFTSDYHKFLDEEAGKEFVKWLLSNKPTQR, encoded by the exons ATGAAAAACATGTACTTTGTGGCTGGGTTGCTTTTAATGATTGTACAGAGCAGCTGGCAAAGTGCCCTTCAAGACAGAGAAGAGAAATCCAG ATCCTTCAAGGCTTCCCAGGCTGAACTATTAGATGACTCTAGACAGCTGAATGAAGTGAAACGTCATTCACAAGGTACATTCACCAGCGATTACAGCAAGTACTTGGACACGATACGAGCTCAAGATTTTGTACAGTGGTTAATGAACACTAAAAGAAGCGG ACAAGGACGTGAAGAGAGTGAGAAAGAAAACCTCCTGGACAATCTCTCAAG TTTCTCAGAAGGAGCTGGAGCGGCTGAACACGTTGGCAGAAGACATGCGGATGGCACTTTCACCAGCGATTACCACAAATTCCTGGATGAGGAGGCTGGCAAAGAGTTCGTGAAGTGGCTGCTGAGCAACAAACCAACTCAGAG